CGCTGACCATGTGGGACAACAAGTCGACGCGGGCCAATTGCGACTACTCCTTCCACATGGCGATCACCTGGTGGGGCGAGCAGGTGTTCAACGACATGGAAGCGGTGGTGCGCGACAAGGGCATCAACAGCTTCAAGCATTTCATGGCCTACAAGGGCGCGTTGATGGTGGACGACGACGAGATGTTCGCCTCGTTCCAGCGCTGCGCCGAGCTCGGCGCCCTGCCCATGGTGCATGCGGAAAACGGCGACGTGGTCGCCCAGCTGCAGGCCAAGCTGATGGCCGAAGGCAATGACGGTCCGGAGGCCCATGCCTATTCGCGTCCGGCGGAAGTGGAGGGCGAGGCGACCAACCGGGCGATCATGATCGCCGACATGGCCGGCGTGCCGCTCTATGTGGTGCACACGTCCTGCGAACAGGCGCATGAGGCGATCCGCCGGGCCAAGCAGAACGGCATCCGCTGCTACGGCGAGCCGCTGATCCAGCACCTGACGCTGGACGAGAGCGAGTACCGCCATCCCGACTGGGACCATGCGGCGCGCCGCGTGATGTCGCCGCCCTTCCGCAACAAGAAGCACCAGGACAGCCTGTGGGCCGGCCTGCAGGCGGGCACGCTGCAGGTGGTGGCGACCGACCACTGCGCCTTCACCACGGAGCAGAAGCGCACCGGGCTCGGCGACTTCACCAAGATCCCCAACGGCACCGGCGGGCTCGAGGACCGTATGCCGATGCTGTGGACCCACGGGGTCGCCACCGGCCGGCTGACGATGAACGAGTTCGTCGCCGTGACCTCGACCAACATCGCCAAGATCCTCAACATGTACCCGAAGAAGGGCGCGATCCTGGTCGGCGCCGATGCCGACCTGGTGGTCTGGGATCCGGAGAAGGAAAAGACGATTTCCGCCGCGACCCAGCAGTCGGCCATCGACTACAATGTGTTCGAGGGCAAGGCGGTGAAGGGCCTGCCGCGCTTCACGCTGACCCGCGGCGAGGTGGCCATCGACGACGGGGCGGTGAAGACGCGCGAGGGGCACGGCAAGTTCGTCGCCCGTCCGCCGTTCCAGGCGGTCAACACGGCGCTGTCGACCTGGAAGGAACTGACCTCGCCGCGCAAGGTGGAGCGCTCGGGCATTCCCCGCAGCGGCGTGTGAGGCGAACGGGCCGGCACCGACGGGCGGGGCCGGCCGGAATGGGGGAGAACGGCTTGCAGCAGGCTGAGCGGCAACCACCGCCGGACGCCCCGCGGATGGGCGAGGCAGGCTTGGGCGACGGGACAGGACCCGGCGCCGGCTGGCGCACCGCGTTCCGCGAGGGGAGCGCGGGAGCCTGGATTGTGCTGGTTACCTGTTCGGCGGCGACTTGCGGCCCGCTTTTTCTCCTGCTTGTGCTCGCCTTTGACGGCGTAACCTGGGGCCAAGCGTTTCGCGGCGGCTTTCTGGACCTTGCTCTCCAATACTTCGCAGTCGCTACCCCGCTGGCAATGATCGGCCTGCTCGGCGTCGTGCCGGGCGCGCTGTGCGGCTTCCCTGTGTGGCTGCCCGCCTATGCGGGGCTCCGCAGGCTCGTCTCTCGGCGAAGGGCTGCCATCCTTGCAGCGATTCCCTCGGTCGGGATCGCAGCATTTGCTGCTCAGCAGATTTTGTGGAACGGCTCATGGCGTCGTTGGGAGCAGGGGGACATGGATATTTTCGGAAATCACGTGGCGGTCATGGGCCTGTTGTCCGCCGTTGCCGCTGCGAGCGGCGCCCTGCACGCATCCTGGATCTGGAGAAATCGCGCATGACTGCCCCTGCCAGGGTGATCGACATCGAGAACCTGTCCCTGACTTTCGAGACCAATGACGGCCCGGTCCACGCGCTGTCGGACATCGACCTTGCCATCGGCGAGGGCGATTTCGTCTCGCTGATCGGCCCGTCGGGCTGCGGCAAGACCACTTTGCTGCGGGTGATCGCCGATCTGGAGGCGCCGACCGGCGGTTCGATCAGCGTCAACGGCATGACGCCGAACGAAGCCCGGCTGAAGCGCGCCTATGGCTATGTCTTCCAGGCCGCCGCGCTCTATCCCTGGCGGACCATCGCCGACAACATCGCCCTGCCGCTGGAGATCATGGGCTTTTCGAAGGGGGAGCGCGAGGAGCGCATCCGCCGCAACATGGAGCTGGTGAACCTTGCCGGCTTCGAGCGCAAATATCCCTGGCAACTGTCGGGCGGCATGCAGCAGCGCGCCTCCATCGCCCGCGCCCTCTCCTTCGATCCCGACCTGCTCTTGATGGACGAGCCGTTCGGCGCGCTCGACGAGATCGTCCGCGACCACCTCAACGAGCAGCTGCTGAAACTGTGGGCCAAGACCCGCAAGACGGTGGTCTTCGTCACCCATTCGATCCCGGAGGCGGTGTTCCTGTCGACGAAGATCGTGGTTCTGTGCCCGCGTCCGGGCCGCATCTACGACGTGATCGAGAGCGACCTGCCGCGCGAGCGCACGCTCGACATCCGCGAGACGCCGGAATTCCTGAAGATCGCGCACCGGGTGCGCGAGGGGCTGCGGGCGGGGCACAGCTATGACGATTGAGGGCATGCCGGTGCCGGCCAGACCGCAGGAAGAGGCGCTCGATGGGATTTGAGCTTCCGATATCCACCCGGGTGACGGTTCGGCCGGGGCCGCAGGGGCACGTCGTGGTCGTGCAGGCCAGGGCGAGGCTGTGGTCCATGCTGTTCCTGATGGGTTGGTTGGGCATGTGGTCCTTCGCCGGCTTTTCCATCTTCAACATACTCGCGTCCGGCTCGATGAAGCCCGGCCTGTCCATGTTTGTCATGTTCTGGATGGTCCTGTGGGCATTGGGGTGGCTCTACGGCGCTGCGAACCTGCTCTGGATGCTGGCCGGAGAAGAACGGCTGAGCATCTCGAAAACGGAGGTGGTGAAGACCGTCCATACGCCGATCCTCTCGCGAAGCTGGCGCTACGATCCCGCGCATATCGGCAACGTCCGCCGCAACACGGTAGGGCAGCCGATCTTCGGCGCTCAGGCGGCCGACAACCCGCTGGGCAAGTCCGGCGGCGTTGCCTTCGACTACGGCCAGACGACGGTGACCTTCGGCACGGCCATCGACGACGCGGAAGCCAGGCTGATCATGGAGGCGCTCAACGACGGGCTCGGACGCACGGGAGTTGCGGCATGAAGCTTCTTCCCACGCAGGCGGACCTTGCCAGATCCCGGGTGGAAATTTCGCGCGAGGGCGACGAGGTTCGCGTCCGTGTGCCGGCGGTCGATGCGCCGCTGGCGAGGCATGTCGCCTGGTTGGCGCCGCTCTTCTATCTCGGATACCTTGCAACCGGCGGCGCGTTTCTCACAGACGGCAACGTTGATACCCTCATGCTGACGGTCCAGCTCGTCGTGCTGGCCGCGCTGGTGTTTTCGGCTGTGCAGGTCCGGCTTCTGTTCAAGGGCGCGAGCCAGAACGCCATCCTGTCCGACGGGATGGTCCGGTATTTCCGGCAGAACATGACGCGCCACAGTGCGGTCGACATCAAGGCCGCCGAGATCTCCTCGGTTGCGGCGCGCGAAAGCAGCGCTGCCGCCGGGCAGACGGCCGCTCCGACGCGCTACACCGTCGTCGTCGGACGGAACGGCAACGAGACCGAGCTGTTTTCCGGTCTGAACCAGGGGGATGCCGACCAGCTTGCCGCCCTTATCGGCCAGTTCGTTGCCGATGACCGGGCCGGACAGACCGCTCGGGAGGAGGAACGGGCATGATCATCGCCGGTCGAACCGTGATCGCAAGCGAGGCCGCATGACGGACACAGCGCTTTCCCCGCCCTCCCGCTCGCCTTTCGCCGGCCTGATGCAGGGCACGGCAGGGCCGGTGCTGGTGGTCATCGCGGCGATCATCGCCGTCTGGTACCTGGCGGCGGTGCTGCTCAACACGCCGTTCCAGCGCGACACGTACAAGCGCGGCGGAGTGGAGGATGCGCCGCTGGCGCAGCTCGTCGCCGACACGCTGTCGCAGGACCGGCCCGTCCTGCCCGCCCCGCACCAGGTGGCGGTCGAGCTGTGGGACACCACCGCCAACAAGGCGGTGACCTCCAAGCGCAGCCTCGTCTATCACGGCGGCATCACCCTCTCCTCGACCCTGCTCGGTTTCGTGCTCGGCACCGCCCTCGGCATCGGCCTGGCGATCCTGGTCGTGCACAGCCGGGTTCTCGACAAGAGCCTGATGCCCTGGGTGATCTCCTCGCAGACGATCCCGATCCTTGCCATCGCGCCGATGATCATCGTGGTGCTGAACGCCATCGGCATTTCCGGCCTGCTGCCCAAGGCGATGATCTCGACCTATCTTTCCTTCTTTCCGGTGACGGTCGGCATGGTGAAGGGCCTGCGCTCGCCCGAAGCGATCCAGATGGACCTGATGAAGACCTATTCGGCCTCGTCCGCGCAGGCGCTGTGGAAGCTGCGCCTGCCCTCCGCCATGCCCTATCTCTTCGCCTCCATGAAGGTGGGCGTCGCCGCGAGCCTTGTCGGCGCCATCGTCGGCGAGCTGCCGACCGGCGCGGTCGCCGGGCTCGGCGCGCGCCTGCTGTCGGGCTCCTATTACGGGCAGACGGTGCAGATCTGGTCGGCGCTGATCGCCGCAGCCGTGCTGGCGGCGGCGCTGGTCGCGCTGATCGGCATGACCGAGCGGCTGGTGCTGAAGCGCATGGGGATGCGGCCATGAGCGCGCGGCATCCCTCTCTCGGCCTGCAGCTGGCGGAGCGTCCCCGGCTCGGTCCGGTGAAGGCGCTGCTGTCGGCGCTGGCGCTAGTCGTTGCCGTGGTCGCGACCATGCTGCCGGTGATCACCTCCGACACGATGCAGCTGGGACTGTTCAGCCATCCGCTGCTGGCGATCTCCGCCCTGGCCGGCGTCATCGTGCTCGCGCCCTATCTGCTGCGCTTCCTGCAAGGCCCGCTGGCGACGGCGGGGCTGGTCGCCGTGTCCTATGCGATGGCCTTCGCGCTGATCGGAATCATCGGCAGGCATCCCGGGCAGGCGGCATCGGGCTTTTGGGCCTATGTCTTCGTCGCCTGGGCGCTGGCCTGGCTGTCGGTGGAGGAAATGGCGGGGCTGACCCCGCGCGGGGCCGTGTGGAAGCGGCTGCTGGCGCTCGCCATCCCGCTGACCTTCGGTGCCTGGCTGCTGATCCTGTGGCAGGTCCTGGTCGTCGGTTTCGCCGTGCCCAAGGTGCTGCTGCCGCCGCCCTCGGACATCTGGGCGCGACTGCTGACCTCGCCGGCCGTGCTGTGGGCGGACTTCCGCCAAACCTTCCTGAAGGGCGTGCTGGTCGGCTACGCCATCGGCTGCGGGTCCGGCTTCCTCGTCGCCATCCTGGTCGACCGGGTGCCGTTCCTGCGGCGCGGGCTGCTGCCGGTGGGCAACCTGGTCTCGGCCCTGCCGATCATCGGCGTCGCGCCGATCATGGTCATGTGGTTCGGCTTCGACTGGCCGTCCAAGGCGGCGGTCGTGGTGATCATGACCTTCTTTCCGATGCTGGTGAACACGGTGACGGGCCTTGCCGCCGCCGACCGGATGCAGCTCGATCTCATGCACACTTACGCGGCAAACTACCCGCAGACGCTGCTCAAGATGCGTCTGCCGATGGCCATGCCGTTCGTTTTCAATGCCTTGAAAATCAACTCGACGCTTGCGCTCATCGGGGCCATTGTTGCCGAATTCTTCGGCACGCCGATCGTCGGCATGGGCTTCCGCATCTCCACCGAGGTGGGACGGATGAACATCGACATGGTCTGGGCCTCGATTGCCATCGCCGCACTCGCCGGGTCGCTATTCTACGGTTTGGTGACCCTCGTCGAACGGGCGGTCACATTCTGGCATCCGTCAGTCCGGGGATAACGGGCGACGGCTGCCCCACCAGAGGGAGCAGGAAATGAAGAGGACTTTGCTAGCCGCCGCCGCGCTTGCCTTCGCAT
This genomic window from Stappia sp. 28M-7 contains:
- a CDS encoding ABC transporter permease, with product MQGTAGPVLVVIAAIIAVWYLAAVLLNTPFQRDTYKRGGVEDAPLAQLVADTLSQDRPVLPAPHQVAVELWDTTANKAVTSKRSLVYHGGITLSSTLLGFVLGTALGIGLAILVVHSRVLDKSLMPWVISSQTIPILAIAPMIIVVLNAIGISGLLPKAMISTYLSFFPVTVGMVKGLRSPEAIQMDLMKTYSASSAQALWKLRLPSAMPYLFASMKVGVAASLVGAIVGELPTGAVAGLGARLLSGSYYGQTVQIWSALIAAAVLAAALVALIGMTERLVLKRMGMRP
- a CDS encoding ABC transporter ATP-binding protein, which encodes MTAPARVIDIENLSLTFETNDGPVHALSDIDLAIGEGDFVSLIGPSGCGKTTLLRVIADLEAPTGGSISVNGMTPNEARLKRAYGYVFQAAALYPWRTIADNIALPLEIMGFSKGEREERIRRNMELVNLAGFERKYPWQLSGGMQQRASIARALSFDPDLLLMDEPFGALDEIVRDHLNEQLLKLWAKTRKTVVFVTHSIPEAVFLSTKIVVLCPRPGRIYDVIESDLPRERTLDIRETPEFLKIAHRVREGLRAGHSYDD
- the hydA gene encoding dihydropyrimidinase, coding for MASKVIKGGTVVTADLTYRADVRIDGGRIVEIGPDLSGDEVLDATGCYVMPGGIDPHVHLEMPFMGTYSADDFESGTRAALAGGTTMVVDFCLPSPGQSLLEALTMWDNKSTRANCDYSFHMAITWWGEQVFNDMEAVVRDKGINSFKHFMAYKGALMVDDDEMFASFQRCAELGALPMVHAENGDVVAQLQAKLMAEGNDGPEAHAYSRPAEVEGEATNRAIMIADMAGVPLYVVHTSCEQAHEAIRRAKQNGIRCYGEPLIQHLTLDESEYRHPDWDHAARRVMSPPFRNKKHQDSLWAGLQAGTLQVVATDHCAFTTEQKRTGLGDFTKIPNGTGGLEDRMPMLWTHGVATGRLTMNEFVAVTSTNIAKILNMYPKKGAILVGADADLVVWDPEKEKTISAATQQSAIDYNVFEGKAVKGLPRFTLTRGEVAIDDGAVKTREGHGKFVARPPFQAVNTALSTWKELTSPRKVERSGIPRSGV
- a CDS encoding ABC transporter permease codes for the protein MSARHPSLGLQLAERPRLGPVKALLSALALVVAVVATMLPVITSDTMQLGLFSHPLLAISALAGVIVLAPYLLRFLQGPLATAGLVAVSYAMAFALIGIIGRHPGQAASGFWAYVFVAWALAWLSVEEMAGLTPRGAVWKRLLALAIPLTFGAWLLILWQVLVVGFAVPKVLLPPPSDIWARLLTSPAVLWADFRQTFLKGVLVGYAIGCGSGFLVAILVDRVPFLRRGLLPVGNLVSALPIIGVAPIMVMWFGFDWPSKAAVVVIMTFFPMLVNTVTGLAAADRMQLDLMHTYAANYPQTLLKMRLPMAMPFVFNALKINSTLALIGAIVAEFFGTPIVGMGFRISTEVGRMNIDMVWASIAIAALAGSLFYGLVTLVERAVTFWHPSVRG